The proteins below are encoded in one region of Brassica napus cultivar Da-Ae chromosome A6, Da-Ae, whole genome shotgun sequence:
- the LOC111199007 gene encoding serine/threonine-protein kinase ATM isoform X2, which yields MITSRDVHEVVWKLSSDKAKTREDGVKLLNTWLEGDMSINFCSFLSHNTAKLKLDQIPNAETWPFLVKNLLQCVSMEVSGSKRRIPKPTFAKALRVVIQRAEETKFPGVLSPLLSMAKTIFTHVHDILSNTPSFHSEYGIILRHLLEIKEYRFQMRKRTYSNLVMLYLERAEAGFWEKNSGQHSQKEEAFRCILTLQSLLENPPGDFSDDIRKEIVNGLIHIFSSARDEEKLSRKLIECVNSFLLKDGPNIGSLSLEIHNAVQQFVFRCWLTTHDKNLKEILAFYGRLQLNLTRGSSESSSLLEQLLNVVTRELDLGSSSSSASWGDSTKDGTLSSYQNSLVELAAHVLYRAVVNTTRSSLSEKRARRQHITLRLVEALTEGKWLWCAAFGCLIRTHCTRINKDLLIYWFEAICTNFQRLVEDASMRRSYDGLLWTLRSLQELSSGLLLPTATIDISKSTVSSSELDRGWQLIWSSLIHGLATFSSMTVIVDAVLVLLGSIISNNHINVGILPQEVWDHQLFRHIPSEPALYFIACYFSRMGCQGNLQDDLHLRRNLLRAVCGPLSLKGPLALNERMVRLLPAAALALCAGFTTTLPLPKEHLPTPPSWDACEVVNDVKMDDAEQERKFGLFECSVEVLTRVYSNSIKISSYRVPDGVQLPLVLRDPLLNDMEIYFLSIIPEDSEKGPLSDIFMGCSLLCHFMHGSYTTRKGKGSTSFFLKACQYLLESLDYAVEAVLKSLYDFQRLGPLGFGSDFNEKSSIIVSLRSLTSSPVFSNRGDQNLLATSYDTVFHSLEDLLRSFAKVYGEYTEHSWNTKSDTVTSKSLALDPPEVGRIVDMDLDLDVDTKEIDLITAGGKAVAGGPVSTGNWKLGMISLISCFSPVLQLPTWDVLYSIMEKECDPKVLENILYHLCQLSCLTSMPKVYDLVIFLDDMLNKQVKNKRNCLNIVTALHVLLQNFLSSGMDSSGLKPNSELSHLKEGESCQIFVQLGAMVNKVSECGLLGWFGRVRLISCICNFVLLNPQIGQTMIERLLLMLNDSDYRVRFVLARQIGLLFQTWDGHEALFQDICSSFGIILVTSSKEKLVTARDVLAAGPQPRPKMETVIITLMHLAYHSENIELQAVFMMCAVSAIDPCQRELIIAALDNLSAQLHYPSRFKYLEELLGPILFFWIACGVSLAALVETSQLFILNAEPKYFIHFCSHWLLPALLLHEDNTNLDWVAKMASKPVSVLVKENFVPIFSIGMGLHCSKTSECEKGALVLQNSILYVGQITETERDKLIKRNMVSIVSFVLSRASSSPEPPVPAFSRDTISRAIQTIVDGFLETADYPKNAAVIDNINVFRPDRVFMFITEIHYKMSAACHHRHTRHHLAALEELTIILGHRALVPSSLNYIFNLVGQFISSPSLQDQCCSIASCLLDSFRSNPAKEIVSVLGDQLQFLVSKLVTCCIDAEANSKVSGSKSSQLVNLLHKLIANSESSLHEDIRDLEPLPDMEIFRVIRESHIRRCEGYSPRNHLLKCARRSCYLPPRFLSWSLQALHHKLIATEASQGESNLETGDSFWHSDDEIVNAVWTLVRVSASDEADSMRLLASDFLSRVGIGDPHTVVFHLPGELGSMNDLQFVSHNKGSKVSSFTENGVSDETLISLLKILKKYLLDDSVKIIDVTSQTLRGILSTERGQQALSSIDSCERSLIEVHGRGVNLDTVEKILLDSEKQYKAENFSLEKAEVWSTDNKNFDGWICQLVYCMISLCEDVPIRLCQNIAMLKAEISELLFPSVIVSLAGRVGTDINLHELITSQVKEHIFVDSNKLTKSKQVMLNTLNELRMCYVLERSTFSGQTKREKNTKHSNYSSRSSSSAAKIRDVETANGMAASITANWDKVYWLSIDYLVAARSAVVCGAYLTAAMYVEYWCEEKFGSLSLGDPDFSYHDMLPDHVEILVSAITRINEADSLYGVIHSNKLSAQITTFEHEGNWSRALEYYDLQARSQKMVVPGSLPENQGVEHFQPTTSAQHSVFGEGEVQRQPFKGLIRSLQQTGCMHVLDLYCRGLTSREGSFQYDPEFIELQYEAAWRAGKWDFSLLYPQTHSPPMQHVKNNNYHENLHGCLRALHEGDCNGFHGKLKDAKKELVLSISRASEESTEFIYSAVVKLQILYHLGLVWDLRWTTSSHESMHGYPVKQMACADPVTPTMEQFSWLNKDWISITTQTQFHMNLLEPLVAFRRVLLQILGCEQCTMQHLLQSASLLRKGSKFSHAAASLHEFKFLCAKSDGGQPVPDWLGRIEEAKILHAQGRHEVAISLANYILQNYQLKEEASDIYRVIGKWLAETRSSNSRTILDKYLKPAVSLAKNPSSEISKRLVDRQSQTWFHLAHYADALFKNYEERLSSSEWQAAMRLRKHKTKELELLIKRYKSSKKGEQSDYSLKIQELQKQLTMDKEEAEKLQVDRDNFLKLALEGYQRCLQIGDKYDVRVVFRQVSMWFNLTSQKDVIDNMLSTISEVQSYKFVPLVYQIASRLGSSRDESGSNSFQSALVSLLRKMAIDHPYHTILQLLALANGDRIKDNQRSRNSFVVDIDKKVAAEHLLQDVSQHHGPMIRQMKQLVDIYIKLAELETRREDTNKRVALPREIRSVKQLELVPVVTATIPVDRSCQYNEGSFPSFRGLSDSVTVMNGINAPKVVECFGSDGRKYKQLAKSGNDDLRQDAVMEQFFGLVNTFLHNNRDTWKRRLAVRTYKVVPFTPSAGVLEWVDGTIPLGDYLIGSSRAGGAHGRYGIGNWNYSKCREHMSSAKDKRKAFMDVCTNFRPVMHYFFLEKFLHPADWFVKRLAYTRSVAASSMVGYIVGLGDRHAMNILIDQATAEVIHIDLGVAFEQGLMLKTPERVPFRLTRDIIDGMGITGVEGVFRRCCEETLSVMRTNKEALLTIVEVFIHDPLYKWALSPLKALQRQKETEDYDGVNLEGLQEEFEGNKDAARALMRVKQKLDGYEGGEMRSIHGQAQQLIQDAIDTDRLSHMFPGWGAWM from the exons ATGATTACTTCGAGGGATGTCCATGAGGTCGTCTGGAAGCTCTCGTCGGATAAAGCCAAGACTCGTGAA GATGGAGTCAAGTTATTGAACACGTGGCTCGAAGGAGATATGTCAATTAACTTCTGTAGCTTTCTTTCGCATAACACAGCCAAGCTTAAGTTGGACCAAATTCCAAATG CTGAAACGTGGCCCTTTTTGGTTAAAAATCTCCTTCAATGTGTATCAATGGAGGTGTCAGGTAGTAAGAGACGGATACCCAAACCCACTTTTGCCAAGGCGCTTCGAGTTGTTATTCAGAGAGCGGAAGAAACCAAGTTTCCTG GTGTACTCTCTCCTTTGCTATCTATGGCCAAAACCATCTTTACACATGTACATGATATTTTGAGCAATACACCTAGCTTTCATTCAGAGTATGGGATCATACTCCGCCATCTTTTGGAAATTAAGGAATACCGTTTCCAAATGAGGAAGCGTACATATTCCA ATTTGGTGATGTTATACCTAGAAAGGGCGGAAGCAGGGTTTTGGGAGAAAAACAGTGGTCAACATAGCCAGAAGGAGGAGGCGTTTCGTTGTATTCTTACGCTTCAGTCACTTTTAGAGAACCCCCCAGGAGATTTCTCTGATGACATTCGAAAAGAAATTGTGAATGGTCTCATTCACATCTTCTCTTCTGCAAG AGATGAAGAAAAGCTCTCACGCAAGCTTATTGAATGTGTAAATTCGTTCTTGCTGAAGGATGGTCCTAATATAGGCTCCTTGTCATTGGAAATTCATAATGCGGTCCAACAGTTTGTGTTCCGTTGCTGGTTAACAACCCATGATAAGAACCttaag GAGATACTTGCTTTTTATGGAAGGCTACAGCTAAATTTGACAAGAGGATCTAGTGAATCTAGTTCTCTGTTGGAACAACTTTTGAACGTGGTTACTCGTGAACTGGATCTTGGTAGTTCATCAAGTTCTGCATCATG ggGTGATTCAACCAAGGATGGGACATTGAGCAGCTATCAGAATAGCTTGGTTGAGTTGGCTGCACATGTGCTCTACCGG GCAGTTGTCAATACTACTAGATCATCACTGTCAGAGAAACGAGCTCGAAGGCAACATATTACATTGCGTCTTGTGGAGGCACTTACTGAAGGAAAATGGCTGTG GTGTGCTGCTTTTGGTTGTCTGATTCGGACTCATTGTACTCGCATCAACAAGGATCTCCTTATTTACTGGTTTGAAGCCATCTGTACAAACTTTCAAAG ACTTGTGGAGGATGCTAGTATGAGACGTTCTTATGATGGTCTATTATGGACTTTGAG GAGTTTGCAAGAGCTATCTTCTGGTTTGTTACTTCCAACTGCTACTATCGACATATCAAAGTCAACTGTTTCCTCAAGTGAG CTAGATCGTGGTTGGCAATTGATCTGGAGTTCTTTGATCCACGGACTAGCAACATTCAGCAGCATGACCGTAATT GTTGATGCTGTCTTGGTGCTCCTTGGATCAATTATTTCAAAT AACCACATAAACGTGGGGATTCTACCTCAAGAAGTGTGGGATCACCAATTATTCAGACACATACCCTCTGA GCCGGCCTTGTACTTCATTGCATGTTACTTTTCACGTATGGGTTGCCAG GGAAACCTGCAAGATGATCTACATCTACGACGCAATCTCCTTAGAGCAGTTTGTGGCCCCCTTAGCTTGAAG GGTCCATTGGCACTGAATGAGCGAATGGTTCGCCTTCTACCAGCAGCTGCTTTAGCCCTATGTGCTGGTTTCACAACGACACTTCCATTACCTAAGGAACATCTCCCAACACCACCTAGTTGGGATGCCTGTGAAGTGGTGAATGATGTGAAG ATGGATGATgctgaacaagaaagaaaatttGGACTGTTTGAATGCTCTGTAGAGGTTCTAACAAGAGTTTACTCGAATTCTATCAAG aTCTCTAGTTACCGAGTTCCTGATGGAGTACAACTACCTCTAGTACTAAGAGATCCATTGCTTAATGACATGGAAATCTATTTTCTTAGCATTATCCCAGAGGACAGTGAGAAAGGACCACTTTCTGACATATTTATGGGATGTTCTCTGCTGTGTCATTTTATGCATGGTTCTTATACGACGAG GAAGGGTAAGGGAAGCACTTCGTTCTTCTTAAAAGCATGCCAGTATTTGTTAGAAAGCCTGGACTACGCTGTTGAAGCAGTTTTAAAGAGCCTCTATGATTTTCAAAGGCTTGGACCCCTGGGGTTTGGCTCAGATTTTAATGAGAAAAGTTCTATAATAGTTTCGTTGAGGTCTCTTACTAGTTCTCCTGTCTTCAGCAACAGAGGAGACCAAAATCTTCTTGCCACTAGTTATGATACTGTATTTCACTCCTTAGAGGACCTTTTACGGTCGTTTGCTAAAGTTTACGGAGAATATACTGAGCACTCATGGAATACTAAATCTGACACTGTTACTTCGAAATCGTTAGCACTTGATCCCCCAGAAGTTGGCAGGATTGTGGATATGGATTTGGATCTAGATGTAGACACTAAAGAGATAGATCTTATAACTGCCGGTGGAAAAGCTGTTGCCGGTGGGCCTGTTTCTACGGGGAACTGGAAGTTGGGCATGATATCGCTTATCTCATGTTTTTCTCCGGTACTTCAGTTGCCTACATGGGATGTTTTATATAGTATTATGGAGAAGGAATGTGATCCTAAG GTTTTGGAAAATATACTCTATCATCTATGCCAGCTTTCATGCTTGACTTCTATGCCGAAGGTTTATGATTTG GTTATTTTCTTGGATGACATGCTCAACaaacaagtaaagaacaagcgTAACTGTCTCAATATAGTCACTGCCTTACATGTTTTACTGCAAAATTTTTTATCCTCGGGGATGGATTCTTCTGGACTCAAACCAAACTCGGAATTGTCTCATCTGAAAGAAGGAGAGAGTTGTCAG ATCTTTGTCCAACTTGGCGCAATGGTGAATAAAGTTTCTGAATGTGGTCTCTTGGGCTGGTTTGGGCGTGTGAGGCTTATCAGCTGTATATGTAATTTTGTCTTGCTTAATCCTCAGATTGGTCAG ACAATGATTGAGCGACTTTTGCTAATGCTAAATGACTCTGATTATCGGGTGCGGTTTGTCCTGGCAAGACAAATTGGGCTTTTATTCCAGACATGGGATGGTCATGAGGCATTATTCCAAGATATTTG ctctagCTTTGGTATTATACTGGTAACCTCCTCAAAGGAAAAGCTTGTCACTGCAAGAGATGTTTTGGCTGCTGGTCCTCAGCCTCGCCCAAAAATGGAGACTGTCATCATTACTCTTATGCACCTTGCATATCACAGTGAGAACATAGAGTTGCAA GCTGTTTTTATGATGTGCGCTGTTTCAGCTATAGATCCTTGTCAGAG GGAATTAATCATTGCTGCACTTGACAATCTATCAGCACAACTCCATTACCCATCTAGGTTCAAG TACCTGGAAGAACTCTTGGGCCCGATCCTCTTTTTCTGGATTGCATGTGGTGTCAGTTTAGCTGCTCTTGTTGAG ACAAGTCAGCTGTTCATTCTAAATGCTGAACCGAAATATTTCATCCACTTTTGTTCCCACTGGCTACTTCCAGCTCTTCTGCTGCATGAAGATAATACTAACCTTGATTGGGTAGCTAAG ATGGCTAGCAAACCGGTGTCTGTGTTGGTCAAAGAAAATTTTGTGCCTATCTTTTCGATAGGTATGGGATTGCACTGTAGTAAAACATCAGAATGTGAAAAAGGTGCATTGGTGCTTCAAAATTCGATATTATATGTGGGTCAGATCACCGAGACTGAGAGGGATAAGCTCATTAAACGGAATATG GTGTCTATTGTTAGTTTTGTTTTATCACGTGCTTCCTCTTCACCAGAACCCCCCGTTCCTGCTTTTTCTCGTGACACCATTTCACGAGCAATTCAAACAATTGTGGATGGTTTTCTGGAAAC CGCTGATTATCCTAAGAATGCGGCGGTCATTGATAATATCAATGTTTTTCGCCCAGATAGGGTGTTCATG TTCATCACAGAAATACACTATAAAATGTCAGCTGCATGCCATCACCGGCATACGCGTCATCACCTGGCCGCTCTAGAAGAGCTTACTATTATTCTTGGTCATAGAGCTTTGGTTCCAAGTTCCTTAAA TTATATATTCAATCTTGTTGGACAATTTATCTCCTCTCCCTCATTACAAGACCAGTGTTGTAGTATAGCTTCCTGTTTACTGGATTCGTTCAGAAGCAATCCGGCCAAAGAAATTGTCAGTGTACTAGGTGACCAACTCCAG TTTTTGGTTTCAAAACTAGTTACATGCTGCATCGATGCTGAAGCGAACTCCAAAGTTTCTGGTTCTAAGTCATCTCAACTTGTAAATTTGCTCCACAAGCTAATTGCTAATTCAGAATCTTCTCTCCATGAAGATATAAGA GATTTAGAACCATTGCCCGATATGGAAATTTTTCGTGTCATTCGCGAATCACACATCAGGAGATGCGAAGGTTACTCACCAAGGAATCATCTGTTGAAG TGTGCCAGAAGATCATGTTATCTTCCACCAAGATTCCTTTCCTGGAG TCTCCAAGCACTGCACCACAAGCTCATAGCTACTGAAGCTTCTCAAGGAGAGTCAAATCTCGAAACTGGAGATAGCTTTTGGCATTCTGATGATGAAATTGTAAATGCTGTTTGGACTCTTGTCCGCGTGTCTGCTTCAGATGAGGCAGATAGTATGAGATTGTTGGCGTCGGATTTTCTTTCCAGG GTTGGTATTGGGGACCCCCACACCGTTGTTTTCCATCTTCCTGGGGAGTTGGGATCCATGAATGATCTTCAATTTGTTAGCCATAATAAAGGATCAAAAGTTAGTTCTTTTACTGAGAATGGCGTATCCGATGAAACCCTTATTTCGCTGTTAAAGATTCTGAAGAAGTATCTTTTGGATGACTCTGTGAAGATCATTGACGTAACGTCTCAAACCCTTCGG GGAATTCTTTCTACTGAAAGGGGGCAGCAAGCATTATCTTCTATCGATTCGTGTGAGAGATCTTTGATTGAG GTACATGGCAGGGGTGTTAACCTTGACACTGTTGAAAAGATCTTACTGGATAGCGAAAAGCAGTACAAAG CTGAAAACTTTTCACTGGAGAAGGCTGAGGTGTGGTCCACAGATAATAAAAACTTCGATGGATGGATTTGTCAGCTTGTGTACTGTATGATCTCGTTATGTGAGGATGTCCCAATAAG GTTATGCCAGAATATAGCAATGCTGAAAGCTGAAATTTCTGAGCTTTTGTTTCCAAGTGTTATTGTTAGTCTTGCAGGAAGGGTAGGGACTGATATCAATTTACACGAACTAATTACATCACAG GTGAAAGAGCACATCTTCGTCGATTCAAACAAGCTAACAAAGTCGAAGCAGGTCATGTTAAACACCCTGAATGAACTGCGGATGTGTTATGTCCTTGAAAGATCAACTTTTTCTGGGCAAACTAAAAGAGAAAAG AATACTAAGCATTCTAACTACAGTTCTAGATCTAGCTCCAGCGCTGCTAAGATTAGAGATGTGGAAACAGCTAATGGTATGGCAGCGTCCATAACTGCAAATTGGGACAAG GTATATTGGCTTTCCATTGATTATCTTGTTGCTGCCAGATCAGCAGTA GTTTGTGGTGCATATTTGACCGCCGCCATGTATGTTGAGTACTGGTGTGAGGAGAAATTTGGCAGTCTAAGCCTCGGAGATCCTGATTTTTCTTATCATGATATG TTACCGGATCACGTTGAGATACTTGTGTCTGCAATAACAAGAATAAATGAGGCTGACAGCTTGTATGGGGTTATACATTCCAACAAG TTGTCTGCTCAAATAACCACATTTGAGCATGAGGGAAACTGGAGTAGAGCACTTGAGTACTATGACTTGCAAGCACGTTCACAGAAAATGGTGGTGCCTGGTAGCCTTCCTGAAAACCAAGGGGTGGAACATTTTCAGCCAACAACTAGTGCACAACATTCTGTTTTTGGCGAAGGGGAGGTCCAGAGACAACCTTTCAAAGGGCTCATTAGGTCTTTGCAGCAGACAGGCTGTATGCATGTTCTCGATCTGTATTGCCGGGGCTTGACTTCCCGAGAAGGCTCCTTTCAGTATGATCCAGAGTTTATCGAATTGCAG TATGAGGCTGCATGGCGTGCAGGAAAATGGGATTTTTCTTTACTCTATCCACAAACGCACTCTCCACCTATGCAACATGTCAAGAACAATAATTATCATGAAAATCTGCACGG TTGTTTGAGAGCTTTGCATGAAGGGGATTGCAATGGGTTTCATGGAAAACTGAAGGATGCTAAGAAG GAGCTTGTATTGTCCATTTCCCGTGCAAGTGAAGAAAGCACTGAATTTATATACTCAGCAGTAGTGAAACTTCAG ATTCTTTATCATCTTGGACTAGTTTGGGATCTTCGCTGGACGACATCTTCACATGAAAGTATGCATGGCTATCCAGTCAAACAAATGGCATGTGCTGACCCTGTGACGCCAACAATGGAGCAG TTTTCTTGGCTGAATAAGGATTGGATCTCTATTACTACACAAACTCAGTTCCACATGAATTTGTTGGAGCCATTAGTCGCATTTAGGCGAGTCCTCCTCCAAATCTTGGGATGTGAGCAATGTACCATGCAGCATCTTTTGCAGTCTGCTTCCTTACTTCGCAAG GGATCAAAGTTTTCTCATGCAGCTGCGTCTCTGCATGAGTTCAAGTTCCTTTGTGCAAAAAGTGATGGAGGACAACCTGTTCCAGATTGGCTTGGAAGG ATTGAAGAGGCGAAAATATTACATGCCCAAGGGCGGCATGAAGTTGCCATCAGTCTGGCGAACTACATCTTACAAAATTATCAATTAAAAGAAGAGGCTTCAGATATATACCGTGTGATTGGGAAGTGGCTAGCAGAAACCAGATCGAGCAA CTCTAGAACAATTTTAGACAAGTACCTCAAGCCTGCAGTTTCGCTTGCCAAAAACCCGAGTTCCGAGATCAGCAAAAGATTGGTAGATAGACAAAGCCAGACTTGGTTTCATCTGGCACATTATGCAGATGCTCTGTTTAAAAATTATGAGGAGAGACTCTCTTCCAGTGAATGGCAAGCTGCAATGCGGCTACGAAAACACAAG ACGAAAGAGTTGGAGCTGCTTATTAAACGGTATAAGAGTTCAAAGAAG GGGGAACAATCTGACTATTCACTGAAGATTCAAGAGCTGCAGAAGCAATTAACAATGGACAAAGAAGAGGCAGAAAAGCTGCAG GTTGACAGGGATAACTTTCTGAAACTTGCGTTGGAGGGGTATCAACGTTGCCTGCAAATTGGTGACAAATATGATGTCCGAGTG GTCTTTAGACAAGTATCCATGTGGTTTAATCTCACCTCCCAGAAAGATGTTATTGATAACATGTTGAGCACCATTAGTGAG GTTCAGTCTTACAAATTTGTACCACTTGTTTATCAGATTGCTTCAAGGTTGGGTAGCTCTAGAGATGAATCAGGATCTAACAGTTTTCAG TCTGCTCTGGTTTCACTTCTCAGAAAAATGGCCATTGATCATCCATACCATACTATCCTTCAG CTTCTGGCTTTGGCAAACGGTGACAGAATCAAGGATAACCAACGCAGTAGAAACTCTTTCGTGGTTGATATAGATAAAAAGGTTGCTGCAGAGCATCTTTTGCAGGATGTATCACAGCATCATGGGCCTATGATTAGACAA atgaAACAACTGGTTGATATCTACATCAAGCTTGCAGAGCTTGAAACGAGGAGAGAG GATACTAATAAAAGGGTAGCACTGCCAAGAGAAATTCGTAGTGTGAAACAATTGGAACTT GTACCTGTAGTGACTGCTACAATTCCTGTTGACCGTAGCTGCCAATACAATGAAGGGTCGTTCCCTTCTTTCAGAGGTTTATCAGATTCTGTTAC AGTGATGAATGGTATTAATGCTCCAAAAGTAGTTGAATGCTTTGGCTCTGATGGTCGAAAATATAAGCAACTTGCAAAATCTGGCAATGATGACCTCAGACAAGATGCT GTTATGGAACAATTTTTTGGGCTCGTCAATACCTTTCTACATAATAATCGGGACACATGGAAGAGAAGATTAGCTGTACGCACATACAAG GTTGTTCCTTTTACCCCAAGCGCTGGTGTTCTTGAGTGGGTTGATGGTACAATTCCACTTGGAGATTATCTTATAGGAAG CTCAAGGGCTGGGGGCGCTCATGGTCGTTATGGCATTGGAAACTGGAATTATTCAAAATGCCGAGAACATATGTCGAGT GCAAAAGACAAGCGCAAAGCCTTCATGGATGTCTGCACAAACTTCAG GCCTGTCATGCATTACTTTTTCCTGGAAAAGTTCCTGCATCCTGCTGACTGGTTTGTGAAGAGGCTTGCGTATACACGTAGTGTTGCAGCTAGTTCAATG GTTGGGTACATCGTTGGTCTTGGTGACCGCCATGCCATGAATATTTTAATCGATCAAGCTACAGCAGAAGTTATCCATATAGATCTTGGAGTTGCCTTTGAACAAGGATTAATGCTCAAGACTCCTGAACGG GTCCCTTTCAGGCTGACAAGAGATATAATTGATGGAATGGGTATCACAGGAGTGGAAGGCGTTTTCAGGAGATGTTGCGAAGAAACCTTGTCTGTAATGCGAACAAATAAAGAGGCCCTCCTTACAATTGTTGAA gttttcaTACATGATCCTCTATATAAATGGGCATTGTCCCCTTTAAAAGCTTTGCAAAGACAGAAG GAAACTGAAGATTACGATGGCGTGAACTTAGAAGGATTACAAGAGGAATTCGAAGGTAACAAGGATGCTGCACGTGCCTTGATGCGTGTCAAGCAAAAACTTGATGGCTATGAGGGTGGTGAGATGAGAAGCATACATGGCCAG GCACAGCAACTAATACAAGATGCGATCGACACAGATCGTTTATCCCATATGTTCCCTGGCTGGGGAGCCTGGATGTAA